One segment of Gammaproteobacteria bacterium DNA contains the following:
- a CDS encoding HAD-IA family hydrolase produces the protein MNRPTPIRTVLFDLDGTLADTAPDLAYALNRLLLEQGRDALPFETIRPVVSHGGLALTRLGFGIEPEHPDFGPLRQRLLNLYRDNIARETRLFSGMAELLAEIEHNHMNWGVVTNKPAWLTEPLLDALGLSHRAACIVSGDTCRHRKPHPEPILHGCRLAGSEARHCVYIGDAQRDIEAGQRAGLRTVVALFGYLGEHDHPEDWQADALLHSPGAIAAWIAGITAEITADESVNRV, from the coding sequence GTGAACCGTCCGACACCGATCCGCACCGTCCTGTTCGACCTCGACGGCACCCTCGCTGACACCGCCCCGGATCTGGCCTACGCGCTGAACCGGCTGCTACTGGAACAGGGGCGTGACGCCCTGCCCTTCGAGACCATTCGACCGGTCGTCTCCCACGGCGGCCTGGCCCTGACCCGGCTCGGCTTCGGCATCGAACCCGAGCACCCGGATTTCGGGCCCCTGCGGCAGCGCCTGTTAAACCTTTACCGGGACAATATCGCGCGCGAGACCCGGCTGTTTTCCGGGATGGCGGAGCTGCTGGCCGAGATCGAACACAACCACATGAACTGGGGCGTGGTCACCAACAAGCCCGCCTGGCTCACCGAACCGCTGCTCGACGCCCTGGGGCTGAGCCACCGCGCCGCCTGCATCGTTAGCGGCGATACCTGCCGCCATCGCAAACCGCACCCCGAACCCATCCTGCATGGCTGCCGACTGGCCGGCAGCGAGGCCCGGCACTGTGTCTATATTGGTGATGCCCAGCGCGACATCGAGGCCGGACAACGCGCCGGGCTGCGCACCGTGGTCGCCCTGTTCGGTTATCTCGGCGAGCACGACCACCCCGAGGACTGGCAGGCGGATGCGCTGCTGCACAGCCCCGGCGCGATCGCCGCCTGGATTGCCGGAATCACCGCCGAAATAACTGCCGACGAATCCGTTAACAGGGTGTAA
- a CDS encoding GGDEF domain-containing protein has translation MSDQNTSTNARGEPQTTVHSDDLEQRQAYHAISTVLDSLDALVYVTDMQTDEILFFNQYGKTIWGDAVGKVCWQTLQSGQDGPCKFCTNHKLVDENGQPTGVLVWEFQNTVNGLWYQCRDQAIEWIDGRLVRMEIATDISDRKRVEEELRLAKERAEALARRDELTGLNNRRAFFHDGEQIFNRARRYSHPLSLIMLDVDHFKHINDTHGHTAGDNVLKSLAAIFHKHVRDVDILGRLGGEEFAIILPETTLLAAVAMAERLRSEIETSSISNVTGKIKVTASFGVSSLVPQQDSIDDLIHEADNALYQAKGKGRNRTEIS, from the coding sequence ATGTCGGATCAGAACACCTCTACAAACGCGCGTGGCGAACCGCAGACCACGGTCCACAGTGATGACCTTGAGCAACGCCAGGCCTACCATGCGATTTCCACCGTGCTGGACAGCCTGGATGCGCTGGTTTATGTCACCGATATGCAGACCGATGAGATCCTGTTTTTCAACCAGTACGGTAAGACGATCTGGGGCGATGCCGTCGGCAAGGTCTGCTGGCAGACCCTGCAGTCCGGTCAGGACGGCCCCTGTAAATTCTGCACCAACCACAAGCTGGTGGATGAAAACGGCCAGCCAACCGGGGTGCTGGTGTGGGAGTTCCAGAACACCGTCAACGGCCTCTGGTACCAGTGTCGCGACCAGGCGATTGAATGGATCGATGGGCGTCTGGTGCGCATGGAGATCGCCACCGACATCAGCGACCGGAAACGGGTCGAAGAAGAGCTGAGGCTGGCCAAGGAGCGGGCAGAGGCGCTGGCGCGCCGCGATGAACTGACCGGGCTGAATAACCGTCGCGCCTTTTTTCACGACGGGGAGCAGATCTTTAACCGGGCCCGGCGCTACAGCCACCCGCTGTCACTGATCATGCTGGATGTCGATCATTTCAAGCACATCAACGACACCCATGGCCACACCGCCGGCGATAACGTGCTGAAATCCCTGGCCGCCATTTTCCACAAGCACGTCCGCGACGTGGACATCCTGGGGCGTCTGGGGGGCGAGGAATTCGCCATCATCCTGCCGGAAACCACCCTGCTGGCGGCCGTGGCCATGGCGGAAAGGTTGCGTAGCGAGATCGAGACCAGCAGCATCAGCAACGTCACGGGCAAGATCAAGGTCACCGCCAGCTTTGGCGTCAGCAGCCTGGTTCCCCAACAGGACTCCATTGATGATCTCATCCATGAGGCCGACAACGCCCTCTATCAGGCCAAAGGAAAGGGCCGCAATCGCACCGAGATCAGCTAG
- a CDS encoding DNA recombination protein RmuC, with amino-acid sequence MNLLVLLLAMLLAALLGGGFAHLRQQRRVAGLTARNTELNTQLEMERISHADKLLAIEKNHDQARSQLTETFSHLSSQALKHNNEEFLKLAQENLKQFQTRAASELGQKEQAIENLVKPIREALEKTEKQIRVMEHERKQAYGALTQHLETMTLTQQALQGETRNLVNALRRPEVRGQWGEMTLKRLAELAGMVEHCDFYEQEHTQTEGGALRPDMIVRMPGGREIVVDVKTPLDAYLSAVEAADDKEREIHLARHTKNVRKRVQELAAKGYWNQFRNTPDFVVLFIPGDQFLSAALDNDHALLEDAMQQKVILATPTSFVALLRAVAYGWRQESLAENAEHIREVGEELYGRLATFAEHLGKMGKNLNTTVQHYNKAVASFDTRVLPSARKFTEMGISTKKTVEHIDQAEIAARTPEGQETEAQKVSPAAAETPPKPETLSTEERIKKALS; translated from the coding sequence ATGAATCTCCTTGTGTTGCTGCTGGCGATGCTGCTGGCCGCCCTGCTCGGCGGTGGCTTCGCCCACCTGCGCCAGCAGCGCCGCGTCGCCGGGCTGACGGCGAGGAACACCGAGCTCAATACCCAGCTGGAGATGGAGCGCATCAGCCATGCGGACAAACTGCTCGCCATTGAGAAGAACCATGATCAGGCGCGCAGCCAGCTGACCGAAACCTTCAGCCACCTCTCCAGCCAGGCGCTAAAACACAACAATGAGGAGTTCCTCAAGCTGGCGCAGGAGAACCTCAAGCAGTTTCAGACCAGGGCCGCGAGCGAGCTGGGCCAGAAGGAGCAGGCGATCGAAAACCTCGTCAAGCCCATCAGGGAGGCGCTGGAAAAGACCGAAAAACAGATTCGCGTCATGGAGCACGAACGCAAGCAGGCCTATGGCGCCCTCACCCAGCACCTGGAGACCATGACCCTCACCCAGCAGGCCCTGCAGGGTGAAACCCGGAATCTGGTCAACGCCCTCCGGCGTCCCGAGGTGCGCGGCCAATGGGGGGAGATGACCCTCAAGCGGCTCGCCGAACTGGCGGGCATGGTGGAGCACTGTGATTTCTACGAACAGGAACACACCCAGACCGAGGGCGGCGCCCTGCGCCCCGACATGATCGTGCGCATGCCGGGTGGGCGTGAGATTGTGGTGGACGTAAAGACGCCGTTAGACGCCTATCTGTCTGCGGTCGAGGCGGCGGATGACAAGGAGCGCGAGATCCACCTTGCCCGCCACACCAAAAACGTCCGCAAGCGGGTGCAGGAGCTGGCGGCCAAGGGTTACTGGAATCAATTCAGGAACACCCCGGATTTTGTGGTGCTGTTTATCCCCGGCGACCAGTTTTTGAGCGCCGCGCTGGATAACGATCACGCCCTGCTGGAAGACGCCATGCAGCAAAAGGTGATCCTGGCCACCCCCACCAGTTTTGTCGCCCTGCTGCGGGCCGTGGCCTATGGCTGGCGTCAGGAATCGCTGGCGGAAAATGCCGAACATATTCGCGAGGTGGGCGAGGAGCTCTACGGGCGCCTGGCCACCTTCGCCGAGCACCTGGGTAAGATGGGGAAAAATCTCAACACCACGGTGCAGCATTACAACAAGGCCGTCGCCTCGTTTGACACCCGGGTATTGCCCAGCGCCCGCAAGTTTACCGAAATGGGGATCTCCACCAAGAAGACCGTGGAGCACATCGATCAGGCGGAGATCGCGGCGCGCACCCCCGAGGGGCAGGAGACCGAGGCGCAAAAAGTGTCGCCGGCAGCAGCGGAAACACCACCCAAACCGGAGACCCTGTCCACCGAAGAACGCATCAAAAAGGCGTTGAGTTAG
- the hpnC gene encoding squalene synthase HpnC, whose protein sequence is MAADPHQQATAAEPLASAYAYCQQMVRAHYENFPVASFILPKRLRQPISVIYAFARSADDFADEGDWDTPTRLAKLGQYDDYLDAIERGEPVDQPIFIALVDVIRQHRLPLSLFHDLLIAFRLDVSKKRYTDIDEVWDYCRYSANPVGRLLLHLMGQATPQNLQQSDAICSALQLINFLQDIEQDVVENQRIYLPQAELARFGIDEAQIRERRSNSAFRQLIQQHIRYARDRMLAGKPLGRAVGGRFGLQLRLMINGGLRVLELLEQQQDDLFARPRLRKRDGLLILLRSLW, encoded by the coding sequence ATGGCAGCCGACCCCCACCAGCAAGCGACGGCCGCCGAGCCGCTCGCCAGCGCCTATGCCTACTGTCAGCAGATGGTCCGCGCGCACTATGAAAACTTTCCGGTCGCCTCCTTCATTCTGCCCAAACGGCTGCGCCAGCCGATCAGCGTGATTTACGCCTTTGCCCGCAGTGCGGACGACTTCGCCGATGAAGGCGACTGGGATACCCCGACGCGGCTCGCAAAACTCGGGCAATACGACGACTATCTGGACGCGATTGAACGGGGAGAGCCCGTCGACCAGCCCATCTTTATCGCCCTGGTCGATGTGATCAGACAACACCGACTGCCCCTGTCACTGTTTCACGACCTGCTCATCGCCTTCCGCCTGGACGTCAGCAAAAAACGCTATACCGACATCGACGAGGTGTGGGACTACTGTCGCTATTCGGCCAATCCCGTGGGCCGCTTGCTGCTGCACCTGATGGGACAGGCAACGCCGCAAAACCTGCAGCAGTCCGACGCCATCTGCAGCGCCCTGCAGCTGATCAATTTTCTGCAGGATATCGAGCAGGACGTTGTGGAGAACCAGCGCATCTATCTGCCCCAGGCAGAGCTTGCCCGCTTTGGCATCGACGAGGCACAGATCCGCGAGCGGCGCAGCAATTCCGCCTTCCGCCAGCTCATACAACAGCACATCCGCTATGCGCGCGACCGGATGTTGGCCGGCAAACCCCTGGGACGGGCCGTCGGCGGGCGCTTCGGCCTGCAACTGCGGCTGATGATCAACGGCGGCCTGCGGGTACTGGAGCTGCTGGAGCAACAGCAGGACGACCTGTTTGCCCGCCCGCGACTGCGCAAACGCGATGGGCTGTTAATCCTGCTGCGCTCGCTGTGGTAG